AGTTCCTCGGCAACGCGCAAGTGCTCGACGGCAGGACCTGGGTGCAGGTGCGGCTGATTGACGGGACGACGGGCTGGATGCTGGTTGAGTACCTGGCGACCGCCGGGCCCACGCTCGGAGGCACACTCACGCCTGCGCCCGCCGGCTGACGGCGGCCCAGGAGGGCAAGGCGCGCCGAGCGGCACGCCCGGCGCACTGCCCGTCACGAGGGCGCCGGTGCGATCGGTTCGGGCTTGAGTAGATCCCCATCGGCCCGTCCGGGCGGTTTCGCCGGCCTCACTGCCTCGGACTGCAGGCGACCCGCCCAGTCGGGCAGGCAGCGGTCCCAAGGGGGACCTTTCCTGCCGGAGCGAGCAGGTGTGGAGAAGACTCGAATGCGGCAGAGTCTGGGCACATCACTCAGCTTGGTCAGCGCAGTTGCCACGCTGCTGGCCGCAGGCTGCGCCTCGACCGGCCAGGTGGCGCCGCCGTCCGAGATGGTCACGGCTGAGGCCTACCTCACGCCGCGGGAGGATCTGCGGCCGATCGCTCGCGCGCCCGGGGAAAAGCTTAGAGTGCTGGCGACCACCAGCATTCTGGCCGACGTCGTAAGCCAGGTGGGCGGCGAGCAGGTCTCGCTCCAATCGCTGATTCCAGCGGGTGTCGACCCGCATGCCTTCGAGCCCAACCCGGCGGATGCCCGCGCCCTGGCAGATGCCGAGGTTGTCTTCATCAGCGGGTTTGGGCTGGAAGAATTCATGGCTGACTTGATCGCCCAGGCCGGGAATCGCCCGGTGGTGGTCTCCGCCTCGCTGGGCATCGAACCCCTGACGGCCGAGGCCGAACATGGCCAGGAGCACACTGTCGACCCGCACACCTGGTTCGATCCTAACAATGTTATCCACTGGACGGAGAACATTCAAGCCGCCCTGGCCGCCGTGGATCCAGATAACGCCGATATCTACGCTGACAACGCCGCTCGCTACAAGGCAGACCTCGAGGCCCTCGACGCCGACATCCGGGCGTCTGTGGCGCGCATTCCGCCGGAGCACCGCAGGCTGGTGACCGACCATGAGGAGCTGGGGTATTTCGCCGAGGAGTATGGTTTCCAGGTCGTCGGCACGGTGCTGCCCAGCACCAGCAGCTTGGCCGAGCCGTCGGCCCAGGACTTGGCAGCCTTGTCTGATCGCATCCAGGCCGAAGGCGTGCCGGCCATCTT
This Anaerolineales bacterium DNA region includes the following protein-coding sequences:
- a CDS encoding metal ABC transporter substrate-binding protein, which encodes MRQSLGTSLSLVSAVATLLAAGCASTGQVAPPSEMVTAEAYLTPREDLRPIARAPGEKLRVLATTSILADVVSQVGGEQVSLQSLIPAGVDPHAFEPNPADARALADAEVVFISGFGLEEFMADLIAQAGNRPVVVSASLGIEPLTAEAEHGQEHTVDPHTWFDPNNVIHWTENIQAALAAVDPDNADIYADNAARYKADLEALDADIRASVARIPPEHRRLVTDHEELGYFAEEYGFQVVGTVLPSTSSLAEPSAQDLAALSDRIQAEGVPAIFVSSIVNPGLAAQIADDVGVRVVALYGHSLTGAEGPAGTYLDLMRYNAQAIAEALAP